The following coding sequences are from one Passer domesticus isolate bPasDom1 chromosome 11, bPasDom1.hap1, whole genome shotgun sequence window:
- the SNED1 gene encoding sushi, nidogen and EGF-like domain-containing protein 1 isoform X2: protein MQVLAGWAVLVALGEWLWAAAEVPLGDFYPFGPAQGDAATRKQDDGGSELRSLSIPFPFFGAGHTGLYVNNNGIISFLKEVSQFTPVAFPISKDRRVVAAFWADVDNRRAGEIYYRESTEQPILDRASRDIAQYFPEFPGFSAQWVFIATWYRVTFFGGNSFSPVNTFQIVLITDGKLSFTIFNYESITWTTGMHASSGGDFAGLGGIAAQAGFNAGDGKRYFNIPGSRTDDIADVEMTTNVGIPGRWVFRIDDAQVQVGGCSNTTSVCLTLRPCLNGGKCIEDCITGNPSYTCSCLAGFTGKRCHVDVDECLSHPCQNGATCLNGAGRFTCRCPPGFRGNSCETAESPCENRVCQNGGSCQVVNRTATCLCQLGYTGEDCQTEVNECESSPCLNGGHCIDLVDNYTCVCLEPFVGQRCETDSSSCEDRSCQNRQTCNYIRPGRYICTCSPGYYGNNCQYGGPRMPGACLSHPCQNAGSCLETERGYVCECQEGYTGQDCRDQLSEGCECRNGGSCLEGNVTVCQCLPGFFGLLCEFEVTTTPCNMNTQCPDGGYCMEYGGSYLCVCHTNYGTNHTMPSPCDSEPCLNGGSCKVHDDSYICECPQGFLGMHCEKAKPRLCSAGPCRNGGTCREADGEYHCSCPYRFTGKHCEIGKPDPCASGPCQNGGTCFHYIGKYKCDCPPGYTGRHCEIVPSPCFLSPCENGATCEDLGGGYACTCSLGYVGKHCQIEIDCGIPSEVKHAQASFNSTKVGSVAEYQCEVGYILSQHNHPRVCRVPGVWSDPPECDEIDECQSQPCLNGGQCKDRVSAFLCLCEPGYTGYHCELDVDECQSEPCKNSGTCQDLPGSFACYCPEGFLGTQCETEVDACESDPCQNGGECESYGGSYLCVCPEGFFGYHCETASDPCFSSPCGSRGYCLPSNGTHSCTCKVSYTGKNCEKELLPPTSLKVERVEDTGVLISWHPPEDAAARQLIDGYAVTYVSLDGSYRRTDFVDRSRSAHQLRALTSGRAYNISVFSVKRNVNNKNDISRPVMLTTRTRPRPVEGFEITNVTASAITVQWALHRLQHSTVSRVRVSIRHTGDLAGRTVELNSSVAKYTFLDLQPGERYIIHVTTLSGLGVEDHPSESLATAPFHVWTRPLPPQNLTASHVTATSVSMAWEQPPAGTMEGYIINVTTAQSVKSRYVPNGKLVSYTVRDLLPGQRYHLSLTAVQSTEQGQLHSEPIHLHVSTLQRDGAPERRWSQAGHPRVLRNRLPPAFLPELRLLADHDTAEEPSPAPRFTELVDGRGRISARFGTALGKSITVKTQPEAPVKLENTEVSSWDSLALQLREAKSKREGQNCSKNPCRNGGTCTRDEESYHCACRPGFKGRVCQLGPGESTRYSRISATRRAVRAPVPRGHTAESQATVTH from the exons GTAAACAACAATGGGATCATCTCATTCCTGAAGGAGGTCTCCCAGTTCACACCAGTGGCCTTCCCCATCTCCAAGGACCGGCGTGTGGTTGCTGCTTTCTGGGCAGATGTGGATAATCGGCGGGCAGGTGAAATATATTACCGAGAGAGCACGGAGCAGCCCATCCTGGACAGAGCGAGCAGGGACATTGCCCAGTATTTCCCTGAGTTCCCAGGGTTTTCTGCACAGTGGGTCTTCATTGCAACCTGGTACCGAGTCACCTTCTTCGGGGGCAACTCATTTTCACCA gtaAACACTTTCCAGATTGTCCTCATCACGGATGGCAAGCTTTCCTTCACCATCTTTAACTATGAGTCCATCACCTGGACCACGGGTATGCACGCCAGCAGTGGGGGGGACTTTGCTGGGCTCGGTGGCATCGCAGCACAG GCAGGTTTTAACGCTGGTGATGGAAAGCGCTACTTCAACATCCCCGGATCCCGCACCGATGACATCGCTGACGTGGAGATGACGACAAATGTGGGTATCCCCGGGCGCTGGGTGTTCAGAATCGATGATGcccaggtgcaagtggggggctgcagcaataCAA CCTCTGTCTGCCTGACACTGCGGCCCTGCCTGAATGGGGGGAAGTGTATTGAGGACTGCATCACGGGGAACCCCTCCTacacctgctcctgcctggccgGTTTTACTGGGAAGAGGTGCCATGTTG ATGTGGATGAGTGCCTCTCCCACCCATGTCAGAACGGAGCCACCTGCCTCAACGGTGCTGGCAGGTTCACCTGCAGGTGCCCGCCAGGCTTCAGAGGCAACAGTTGCGAGACTG CAGAATCACCGTGTGAGAACAGGGTGTGCCAGAATGGTGGGAGTTGCCAGGTGGTGAACAGGACAGCAACATGCTTGTGCCAGTTGGGGTACACAGGGGAAGACTGCCAAACAG AGGTGAACGAGTGTGAGTCCAGCCCATGCCTGAATGGCGGGCACTGCATTGACCTGGTCGATAACTACACCTGTGTGTGCCTGGAGCCCTTTGTGGGACAGCGCTGCGAGACAG ACTCATCTTCCTGTGAGGACCGGAGTTGCCAGAACCGGCAGACGTGCAATTACATCCGCCCTGGCCGCTACATCTGCACCTGCTCCCCGGGTTATTACGGCAACAACTGCCAGTACG GTGGGCCCCGCATGCCTGGTGCTTGCCTGTCCCACCCGTGCCAGAATGCAGGCAGCTGTCTGGAGACCGAGCGGGGCTATGTCTGCGAGTGCCAGGAGGGCTACACCGGGCAGGACTGCCGAGACC AGCTCTCTGAGGGCTGTGAGTGTCGTAATGGGGGCAGTTGTCTGGAGGGGAACGTCACCGTCTGCCAGTGCCTTCCTGGGTTTTTTGGTCTCCTCTGTGAATTTG AAGTCACCACGACACCGTGCAACATGAACACGCAGTGCCCGGACGGCGGGTACTGCATGGAGTATGGCGGGAGCTACCTCTGTGTCTGCCACACCAACTACGGCACCAACCACA CGATGCCGTCCCCCTGCGACTCAGAGCCCTGCTTGAACGGGGGGTCCTGCAAGGTTCACGATGACTCCTACATCTGCGAGTGTCCTCAAGGCTTCCTTGGCATGCACTGCGAGAAAG CCAAGCCTCGGCTCTGCAGCGCGGGGCCCTGCCGCAACGGCGGCACCTGCAGGGAGGCGGACGGCGAGTACCACTGCAGCTGCCCCTACCGCTTCACCGGCAAGCACTGCGAGATCG GCAAGCCGGACCCCTGCGCGTCGGGGCCCTGCCAGAACGGAGGCACCTGTTTCCACTACATCGGCAAGTACAAGTGTGACTGTCCCCCAGGCTACACCGGCCGGCACTGCGAGATCG TGCCCTCCCCTTGCTTTCTTAGCCCCTGTGAGAATGGGGCTACCTGCGAGGACCTCGGCGGGGGCTATGCTTGCACCTGCTCCCTGGGCTATGTAGGGAAGCACTGCCAGATTG AGATTGACTGTGGCATCCCCAGTGAGGTGAAACATGCCCAGGCTTCTTTCAACTCCACCAAGGTGGGCTCAGTGGCTGAATACCAGTGTGAGGTGGGGTACATCCTCAGCCAGCACAACCATCCCCGTGTCTGCCGTGTGCCCGGTGTCTGGAGCGACCCCCCTGAGTGTGATG AGATTGATGAGTGCCAGTCGCAGCCCTGCCTGAATGGTGGCCAGTGCAAGGACCGTGTCTCTGccttcctgtgcctgtgtgagCCAGGTTACACCGGCTACCACTGCGAGCTGG ATGTTGACGAGTGCCAGTCGGAGCCCTGCAAGAACAGTGGGACCTGCCAAGACCTCCCCGGGTCCTTTGCTTGCTACTGTCCTGAGGGCTTCCTGGGGACCCAGTGTGAGACAG AAGTGGATGCCTGCGAGTCAGACCCTTGCCAAAATGGAGGGGAGTGTGAGAGCTACGGGGGCTCCTAcctctgtgtgtgcccagagGGTTTCTTCGGCTACCACTGTGAGACAG CCAGTGACCCGTGCTTCTCCAGCCCCTGTGGGAGCAGAGGCTACTGCCTGCCCAGCAATGGCACCCACAGCTGCACCTGCAAAGTCAGCTACACAGGCAAGAACTGCGAAAAAG AATTGCTGCCACCAACCTCATTAAAGGTGGAAAGGGTGGAGGACACTGGTGTGTTGATTTCTTGGCACCCACCTGAGGACGCAGCTGCCAGGCAACTCATTGACGGCTACGCCGTGACGTACGTATCCCTCGACGGCTCTTACCGCAGGACAGATTTTGTGGACCGAAGTCGTTCTGCCCACCAATTGCGGGCACTAACCTCCGGCAGAGCCTAcaatatttctgtcttttcagtCAAACGCAACGTGAACAACAAGAATGATATCAGCAGGCCCGTCATGCTCACCACGCGCACTA GACCGCGCCCGGTGGAAGGCTTTGAGATCACGAATGTCACTGCCAGTGCCATCACGGTGCAGTGGGCTCTGCACCGCCTCCAGCACTCCACTGTCAGTAGGGTGAGGGTCTCCATCCGCCACACGGGGGACCTGGCAGGCCGCACCGTGGAGCTGAACAGCAGCGTGGCCAAGTACACCTTCCT ggacctgcagccaggagagaggtATATCATCCATGTCACAACGCTGAGCGGCCTGGGAGTGGAAGACCACCCCTCAGAGAGCCTGGCCACAGCCCCTTTTCATGTGTGGACAA ggcctCTCCCCCCACAAAACCTCACCGCCTCGCACGTCACCGCCACCTCCGTGTCCATGGCGTGGGAGCAGCCGCCCGCGGGCACCATGGAGGGCTACATCATCAATGTCACCACGGCGCAGAGCGTCAAGAGCCGCTACGTGCCCAACGGCAAGCTGGTGTCCTACACGGTGCGGGACCTGCTGCCCGGGCAGCGCTACCACCTGTCCCTGACAGCTGTGCAGAGCACGGAGCAAGGCCAGCTGCACAGCGAGCCCATCCACCTCCACGTCAGCACCT TGCAGAGGGATGGGGCTCCAGAGAGACGGTGGAGCCAAGCCGGGCACCCCCGGGTTCTGCGGAACCGGCTGCCCCCAGCCTTCCTGCCGGAGCTCCGCCTGCTGGCAGATCACGACACGGCTGAGGAGCCCTCGCCAGCCCCCAG GTTCACAGAGCTGGTGGATGGCAGAGGGAGGATCAGTGCCAGGTTTGGCACGGCGCTGGGAAAATCCATCACTGTGAAGACAC AGCCAGAGGCTCCAGTGAAGCTGGAGAACACAGAGGTGTCCAGCTGGGacagcctggcactgcagctgcgTGAGGCAAAGAGCAAGA gagaggggcagaaCTGCTCCAAGAATCCCTGCAGGAATGGAGGCACCTGTACCCGAGATGAAGAGTCCTACCACTGTGCCTGCCGCCCGGGCTTCAAGGGCCGGGTCTGCCAGCTGG GTCCAGGAGAGTCTACAAGGTACAGCAGGATATCTGCTACAAGGAGAGCTGTGAGAGCACCAGTTCCAAGGGGACACACAGCAG AAAGCCAAGCAACAGTCACACACTGA